Proteins encoded in a region of the Anopheles aquasalis chromosome 2, idAnoAquaMG_Q_19, whole genome shotgun sequence genome:
- the LOC126571521 gene encoding uncharacterized protein LOC126571521, whose translation MATTIQRVSPVAVLCLFVGVFVTLSPTVTALQCYQCQSATSWSDCMSRAVTVTCGSTTPFSVMGREIFLAPEARQNAEPACLGVYAEGTLGGVKGYAHVRECFVNDKSMCSLVQASLPPEIKIKDCDLCTTDLCNGASRYTVGLSSLLLLAFAVLLRK comes from the exons atggcgacgacaatTCAGCGAGTGAGCCCTGTGGCCGTGTTGTGCCTTTTCGTTGGCGTGTTCGTGACACTCTCCCCAACTG TGACCGCGCTGCAGTGTTATCAGTGCCAAAGTGCCACCAGCTGGAGCGACTGTATGTCACGGGCCGTAACCGTGACGTGCGGTTCAACCACCCCGTTTTCGGTGATGGGCCGTGAGATCTTTCTGGCTCCGGAAGCTCGCCAGAATGCGGAGCCCGCCTGCCTTGGAGTGTACGCCGAGGGTACGCTCGGTGGCGTCAAGGGCTATGCGCATGTGAGGGAGTGTTTCGTCAACGACAAAAGTATGTGCAGTTTAGTGCAAGCCTCGTTGCCACCGGAGATTAAGATCAAGGATTGTGACCTGTGCACCACCGACCTGTGCAACGGAGCGAGCCGGTACACGGTGGGACTGTCCAGTTTGCTGCTACTAGCATTCGCCGTACTGCTGCGGAAGTGA